From Quercus lobata isolate SW786 chromosome 1, ValleyOak3.0 Primary Assembly, whole genome shotgun sequence, one genomic window encodes:
- the LOC115980911 gene encoding ankyrin repeat-containing protein BDA1-like produces the protein MDPRLSMAAQLGDVITLKALLEEDPLILEKVSLAPFAETPLHIATLARKTEFVKEILSQKPSFASELNQDGFSPLHIAAASGQVEIVRELLKLSPDLSLVKDKGGRTPLHFAAIRGRVFVIDKLLSHCPHAIRCVTSRGETALHLAVKNNQFEALKALVEKLDNDDDEILNANDKEGNTILQLAVTNNQLQVLDLLRTQSKLDKKFIEILPGEQSTVETDILPQATTQAGKFDLTQPQQSDQSAEDSSNTIWESVQEMVLVVASLIATVTYEAGLSPPQTIWRDDKKLDPKCIFHHSNSATNTCPSATYYLFMSFNTAGFFSSVFLIFFYGNKTYVKVLLPIALISMMITYITLSVTMLQNGLSLLIVYLITVGIFAYCVLAIEVVKKIVQSIYGFAAERVGHISTLARRKWKPSSADVSKEEA, from the exons ATGGATCCACGATTGTCCATGGCTGCTCAACTTGGAGATGTCATCACCCTCAAAGCATTACTAGAAGAAGATCCACTAATCCTTGAAAAAGTTTCTCTAGCACCCTTTGCAGAGACTCCTTTGCATATTGCCACACTAGCCAGAAAAACCGAGtttgtaaaagaaattttaagtcAAAAGCCTTCATTTGCTAGTGAGCTGAACCAAGATGGTTTTAGCCCCTTGCACATAGCTGCAGCCTCTGGTCAAGTTGAGATAGTGAGAGAATTGTTGAAACTCAGCCCTGATCTTAGCCTTGTCAAGGACAAAGGTGGTCGAACTCCTCTCCATTTTGCAGCCATTAGAGGAAGAGTTTTTGTCATTGACAAGTTGCTGTCTCACTGTCCACATGCTATTAGGTGTGTCACCTCTCGAGGCGAGACAGCTCTTCACCTGGCTGTGAAGAACAACCAATTTGAGGCGCTTAAGGCTTTGGTTGAAAAGcttgacaatgatgatgatgagattttaAACGCCAATGACAAAGAAGGCAACACAATCTTGCAGCTGGCTGTGACTAACAACCAACTCCAA GTATTAGACTTACTAAGAACTCAAAGCAAGCTAGACAAGAAATTCATAGAGATTCTACCAGGGGAGCAATCTACAGTTGAGACTGATATCTTGCCTCAAGCTACTACTCAAGCTGGTAAATTTGACTTGACACAACCGCAACAGTCAGATCAATCTGCAGAAGATAGTTCCAATACCATTTGGGAGAGTGTACAGGAAATGGTACTAGTTGTGGCCAGTTTGATTGCAACAGTGACTTATGAAGCAGGACTGTCCCCTCCTCAAACTATTTGGAGGGATGACAAAAAACTAGACCCCAAATGCATCTTCCATCATTCAAATAGCGCAACAAATACATGTCCATCTGCAACATATTACCTATTCATGTCTTTCAACACTGCTGGGTTCTTTTCCTCTGTCTTCCTCATATTCTTTTATGGAAACAAAACTTATGTGAAAGTCTTACTACCAATTGCCCTAATCTCCATGATGATAACTTATATAACACTATCAGTCACCATGTTGCAAAATGGTCTCTCCTTGCTTATTGTATACTTGATAACTGTGGGCATTTTCGCTTATTGTGTCTTGGCAATTGAAGTAgtcaaaaaaattgttcaaagtATCTATGGTTTTGCAGCAGAAAGAGTTGGTCATATATCGACATTAGCTCGAAGAAAGTGGAAGCCATCTTCTGCAGATGTCTCCAAAGAAGAAGCTTGA
- the LOC115980922 gene encoding cysteine proteinase inhibitor-like, whose product MAALPGGVSDVKGHENSLQIDDLARFAVDDHNKKENTLLQFKKVVNAKQQVVSGTIYILTLEVEDGGKKKIYEAKIWEKAWLNFKEVQEFKLIGDAPTHHSA is encoded by the exons ATGGCAGCACTACCTGGAGGAGTGTCAGATGTTAAGGGACATGAGAACAGCTTGCAGATCGACGACCTCGCTCGTTTTGCTGTCGACGACCACAACAAGAAAGAG AATACACTGCTGCAGTTTAAGAAGGTGGTGAATGCGAAACAGCAGGTGGTTTCTGGAACAATATACATTCTAACGTTGGAGGTGGAGGATGGcgggaagaaaaaaatttatgaagcCAAGATTTGGGAGAAGGCATGGTTGAACTTCAAGGAGGTGCAGGAATTTAAGCTCATTGGTGATGCCCCTACACACCATAGTGCTTAA
- the LOC115980935 gene encoding lysine-specific demethylase JMJ30-like isoform X1, whose product MSSDESDRDSGSIQQQLVLRSLPIKSLSCKIVVKRPALSLEGFLHEYFLSGSPVIISDCMAHWPARTKWNDLDYLKRVAGDRTVPVEVGKNYLCSQWKQELITFSQFLARIEANNCSDNPTYLAQHPLFDQISELRKDICVPDYCFAGGGELRPLDAWFGPAGTVTPLHHDPHHNILAQINLRVPYHELFGAVKCNLEEVVQLTGLVWEGCAHCGLDDAKNTARLLANLIHRGLRFAITDSLMW is encoded by the exons ATGTCCAGCGATGAGTCAGACCGTGACTCGGGGTCGATTCAGCAGCAATTG GTGCTTCGGTCTTTACCCATTAAGTCTCTGTCTTGTAAAATTGTGGTAAAGAGGCCTGCTCTATCTTTGGAGGGGTTCCTTCATGAATATTTTCTATCAGGTTCTCCAGTTATTATTAGTGACTGTATGGCTCATTGGCCAGCCAGGACAAAGTGGAATGACTTGGATTATCTAAAAAGGGTTGCTGGAGACCGCACAGTTCCAGTTGAG GTTGGCAAAAACTATTTATGCTCACAGTGGAAGCAAGAGCTTATCACATTTTCACAGTTTCTTGCAAGGATTGAGGCCAACAACTGTTCTGACAACCCTACATATCTTGCCCAACATCCGTTGTTTGATCAG ATAAGTGAGTTACGAAAGGACATTTGTGTTCCTGACTATTGTTTTGCTGGGGGTGGGGAGCTGAGGCCTCTTGATGCCTGGTTTGGTCCAGCTGGGACAGTAACACCGTTGCACCATGATCCACATCATAATATACTTGCTCAG ATCAACCTGAGGGTCCCATATCACGAGCTCTTTGGCGCGGTTAAATGTAACCTAGAAGAGGTTGTTCAACTGACTGGCCTGGTATGGGAAGGCTGTGCTCACTGTGGCCTAGATGATGCTAAGAACACTGCTCGTCTGCTTGCCAATCTAATACACCGTGGACTTAGGTTTGCCATAACTGACTCATTGATGTGGTAG
- the LOC115980935 gene encoding lysine-specific demethylase JMJ30-like isoform X3 codes for MSSDESDRDSGSIQQQLVLRSLPIKSLSCKIVVKRPALSLEGFLHEYFLSGSPVIISDCMAHWPARTKWNDLDYLKRVAGDRTVPVEVGKNYLCSQWKQELITFSQFLARIEANNCSDNPTYLAQHPLFDQISELRKDICVPDYCFAGGGELRPLDAWFGPAGTVTPLHHDPHHNILAQGYLYIISSVLL; via the exons ATGTCCAGCGATGAGTCAGACCGTGACTCGGGGTCGATTCAGCAGCAATTG GTGCTTCGGTCTTTACCCATTAAGTCTCTGTCTTGTAAAATTGTGGTAAAGAGGCCTGCTCTATCTTTGGAGGGGTTCCTTCATGAATATTTTCTATCAGGTTCTCCAGTTATTATTAGTGACTGTATGGCTCATTGGCCAGCCAGGACAAAGTGGAATGACTTGGATTATCTAAAAAGGGTTGCTGGAGACCGCACAGTTCCAGTTGAG GTTGGCAAAAACTATTTATGCTCACAGTGGAAGCAAGAGCTTATCACATTTTCACAGTTTCTTGCAAGGATTGAGGCCAACAACTGTTCTGACAACCCTACATATCTTGCCCAACATCCGTTGTTTGATCAG ATAAGTGAGTTACGAAAGGACATTTGTGTTCCTGACTATTGTTTTGCTGGGGGTGGGGAGCTGAGGCCTCTTGATGCCTGGTTTGGTCCAGCTGGGACAGTAACACCGTTGCACCATGATCCACATCATAATATACTTGCTCAG GGATATCTGTATATAATTTCTTCAGTACTTCTGTAG
- the LOC115980935 gene encoding lysine-specific demethylase JMJ30-like isoform X2, with the protein MSSDESDRDSGSIQQQLVLRSLPIKSLSCKIVVKRPALSLEGFLHEYFLSGSPVIISDCMAHWPARTKWNDLDYLKRVAGDRTVPVEVGKNYLCSQWKQELITFSQFLARIEANNCSDNPTYLAQHPLFDQISELRKDICVPDYCFAGGGELRPLDAWFGPAGTVTPLHHDPHHNILAQIDQPEGPISRALWRG; encoded by the exons ATGTCCAGCGATGAGTCAGACCGTGACTCGGGGTCGATTCAGCAGCAATTG GTGCTTCGGTCTTTACCCATTAAGTCTCTGTCTTGTAAAATTGTGGTAAAGAGGCCTGCTCTATCTTTGGAGGGGTTCCTTCATGAATATTTTCTATCAGGTTCTCCAGTTATTATTAGTGACTGTATGGCTCATTGGCCAGCCAGGACAAAGTGGAATGACTTGGATTATCTAAAAAGGGTTGCTGGAGACCGCACAGTTCCAGTTGAG GTTGGCAAAAACTATTTATGCTCACAGTGGAAGCAAGAGCTTATCACATTTTCACAGTTTCTTGCAAGGATTGAGGCCAACAACTGTTCTGACAACCCTACATATCTTGCCCAACATCCGTTGTTTGATCAG ATAAGTGAGTTACGAAAGGACATTTGTGTTCCTGACTATTGTTTTGCTGGGGGTGGGGAGCTGAGGCCTCTTGATGCCTGGTTTGGTCCAGCTGGGACAGTAACACCGTTGCACCATGATCCACATCATAATATACTTGCTCAG ATAGATCAACCTGAGGGTCCCATATCACGAGCTCTTTGGCGCGGTTAA
- the LOC115980935 gene encoding lysine-specific demethylase JMJ30-like isoform X4, translated as MAHWPARTKWNDLDYLKRVAGDRTVPVEVGKNYLCSQWKQELITFSQFLARIEANNCSDNPTYLAQHPLFDQISELRKDICVPDYCFAGGGELRPLDAWFGPAGTVTPLHHDPHHNILAQINLRVPYHELFGAVKCNLEEVVQLTGLVWEGCAHCGLDDAKNTARLLANLIHRGLRFAITDSLMW; from the exons ATGGCTCATTGGCCAGCCAGGACAAAGTGGAATGACTTGGATTATCTAAAAAGGGTTGCTGGAGACCGCACAGTTCCAGTTGAG GTTGGCAAAAACTATTTATGCTCACAGTGGAAGCAAGAGCTTATCACATTTTCACAGTTTCTTGCAAGGATTGAGGCCAACAACTGTTCTGACAACCCTACATATCTTGCCCAACATCCGTTGTTTGATCAG ATAAGTGAGTTACGAAAGGACATTTGTGTTCCTGACTATTGTTTTGCTGGGGGTGGGGAGCTGAGGCCTCTTGATGCCTGGTTTGGTCCAGCTGGGACAGTAACACCGTTGCACCATGATCCACATCATAATATACTTGCTCAG ATCAACCTGAGGGTCCCATATCACGAGCTCTTTGGCGCGGTTAAATGTAACCTAGAAGAGGTTGTTCAACTGACTGGCCTGGTATGGGAAGGCTGTGCTCACTGTGGCCTAGATGATGCTAAGAACACTGCTCGTCTGCTTGCCAATCTAATACACCGTGGACTTAGGTTTGCCATAACTGACTCATTGATGTGGTAG